From Methylobacterium oryzae:
GAGCTGCGGTTCCACCCGAAGTCCAACGCGGCCACCGACACCTCGGACGACTTCGTGATCCCGCTGGCGGCGACCGCCGGTGGCCTCCAGTTCGCCTACGAGCTGGAGAACGAGCGGATCTACAACTGCACGTTCAAGGGCTACCCGGACCCGAAGGACGGCACGCTGTTCTACGTGGGCGACGACGCCGTCGCCGGCGCGTAAGCCCTTGCCTTTCGAAACAAGATAAGTCACCACTGACTTGCCGTGCATCCGCTCGGCAAGTCATTTTCGCGAGCGCAGCAGAAGGGCAGCATGGCCTCCTCCACCACCATCATCGACCTCGACGCGGTCGACCAGTTCCCCGACGTCGTGGCCAAGCTCGGCGGCAAGAAGCACAAGCTGGTGCCGGTGTCCGTCGAGGACTTCATCGCCAACACCAAGCTGCTCCAGACGCTCGGCAAGGACGGGGACATCGACGCCGAGGTCTCCGGCCTGATCCAGATCATCCTGCGGGCCTTCCCGTCGATGACCGAGGAGATGCTGCGCAAGCTGCCGCTCGTGAACCTGAACAAGCTCATGGGCGTCGCCCAGGACAACGACGGCACCAAGAAGGTCCAGAGCGAGGCCTCCGAGGGAAACCCGCAGGCGGCGGCGTAGAGGCGATCGACTTCGGCTTCTTCGTCACCCGCGTCTCGTATCACTACGGGATGAAGTTCCGGGACGTCATGCAGCTCCCGCTGAAGACGTTCTGGCTCTACTCCAAGAATATCGACCGCATCCTCTCGGAAGTCGATCTCCGGCAGTTGCAGTTGGTGGCCTCGGCGACCTCCTCGGAGGCCTACGGCTCGATGCAGGATCGCCTGCGCAAGCAGATGGGCCTGGTCGTCAAGGTCAAGGACGAGGGCAAGGCCACACAGGAGGACCAGCTCGACCGCGCGGGGCTCGCTGACCTGAAGGCGATGGCGCGAGGTTTTTAGACGATGACTGCGATCCGGGTAGAGCTTGAGCTGGACGACGGCTCCTTCACGACCCGGATGGTCCGTGCGGGCCAGTCGATCCAGGACTTCCGCCAGCAGGTCGGCCAGGGCATCCGGTCGCTCAACGGCATGCAGGCCGCCTCGAGCGACCTAGTCTCCTCGCTGCGCGACATCACCGTCATCCTCGGCCAGACCCGGGCCGCCTTCTCACTCCTCCAGTCGGCCACTACCGGCTGGGTCTCCGAGATCGTCAAGGTCAACGCCGGCTTCGAGACCACCCGCAAGACCCTCGAGGGCCTCGCCACCTCGGCCGACAAGGTCCGGGAGGTCGGCGACAGCTTCGCCTACCTGCGCAGCCAGGTGCAGAACACGCCCTACACGTTCCAGGGCCTCACCGACGTCTTCGTGAAGCTCAAGAGCGCCGGCATCGATCCGACCAAGGGCTCGATGCAGGGCCTCGTCGACGCCGTGGCGTCGTTCGGCGGCTCCGAGGACGCGCTGAAGCGCGCCGCGCTCGCGATCCAGCAGATGGCCGGCAAGGGCGTCGTGCAGATGGAGGAGCTGCGCCAGCAGCTCGGTGAGGCGGTCCCGCGCGCGGCCGAGCTGATGGCCCGGTCGATGGGCGTCACCTACTCCGAGCTGACCAAGCTGCTGGCCACCGGCACCGTCGAGGCCCGGAGCGCTATCCAGGCGATGTCGGGCGAGTTCGAGCGCACCTTCGGGGGCGCCTCGGCCGCCCAGATGGACACCTTCAACGGCGTCGTCACCCGGCTGCGCTCGACCTTCCAGGACCTCGCGGTCAAGGTCGGCGAGGGCGGGCAGTTCTTCGACACGGTGCGCGCCAAGGCGACCGAGCTGAACTCGGTGCTGTCGAGCGCCACCGCCGGCAACCTGGCGACCCAGCTCGGCTCCGGGCTGACCCGAGTGATCGGCATCATCGAGACGGTCGTCGGCCGGCTGGTCTACTTCAAGAGCGAGATCCTCGCGGTCGGCGAAGCGCTGGCCGTGGGCTTCGTCGCGTCCCGGGCCGTGCAGGGGCTGACCGCGATCTCCGCGGCGATCTCGGCGGCCGGCGCCCAGGTCTCGACCTTCTACGCCTCGATGCGCAACCTGCCGGAGAGCTTCGCCTCGGTGGAGCGGGCGCTGTCGGGCGCAGGCGCCAGCTTCGTCACCTTCCGGGCGACGCTCGCCACGGTGCGCACAGCCATCGCCGCGACCGCGGTGGCGCTCGTCGAGCTCGCCCCTGTCCTGATCGCCGTCGGCATGGGGATCTCGTTCGCGGTCTCCTACTTCGACCTGTTCGGCTCGAAGGCCAAGGCCGCGCGCGAGGAGGTGGAGAAGTTCGGCGCTGCCGCGTCCAAGGAGAGCCTCAAGAGCTTCGTCAAGCAGATCCAGGACGAGAAGACCCAGCTTCAGGCGCTCGAGGCCGAGAAGAAGCGCGTCCAGAACGTCGGCATCTACGTCGGCGCCGGCACCCGCAACGACCGGCTGGCCGAGCTGACCAAGCAGATCTCCGACCAGCGCGAGAAGATCGCGCAGGATGAGCAGCGCGCGTCGCAGGTCTCGGCCGACTATCAGATCAACCAGGCGCAGCGCACGGCCAACGCGAAGCTACACGTCTTCGACCAGAACGGCCGCGACCAGCTCCGGCTGTTCGACCTCTACGGCAAGGAGCTCGCCGACAAGCAGGAGGCGGCGCTCGCCGCCGCGGCCAAGGCCGGCAAGTCCACCGACGCGCTGAAGGCGGAATACGCCAAGGCCGAGCGCGACCGCGAGCTCGCGACCTACGATCTCCAGATCGCCAACGCCCAGGCGGCCTACGAGGACGCCAAGGCGCACGCCGGCGACTACGCCAAGCTGAACCAGGAGGAGACCGATCAGGTCCTGCAGGGTCTCATTCAGCGCCAGCAGGCCGCCCAGAAGGCGCGCGACACGCTGGCCAAGGCCCCGATGGGTGTCACGCTCCTCGCCAAGCCGATCGACGAGGACAAGCTCTACGCCAAGGGCAAGACGGCGCTCGACAACCTGTCGGCGGCGATCCAGGGCGTGCGCGCGAACCTCGTGGGCGCCTCCGGTGAGGTGGCCGAGCTCCAGGCGAAGCTCGCGGCCGGCAAGTATGGCCCGATCGACTCCGGCCGCGTGCAGGAGCTGATCGGCCAGCTCCTCCAGGCCCAGGCCGAGAAGTCCAAGCTCGACGAGCTGATGGAAGGCCGCAACAAGTTCGACCGCGACGCCACCAACGCCCAGCAGAAGGCCGAGCAGGACCTGTTCGAGGCGCGTAACCGCAACATCTCTGCGGTCGACAAGATCGTCGTCGGCCTGAACAACGACCTCTACAAGGGGATGGGCTCGAACCAGACCCCGATGGAACGCGCCATCGCGGCCGCCCGCACCCAGCTCCAGGCCGCTCAGAAGGAGGCGGCCGACGCCGCGAGCACCGTGTGGGGCAAGCTGCTCGGCGGCCAGGGCGTCGGCGGATCCGACCAGGCGCTGGAGAAGATGAAGGAGCTCGCCCGCTGGATGGGCGTGGTCCGGGGCGACGCCTCGGCGATCACCGAGCTCAACATCGGCGCCAACATCCGCGTGCCGAACTCGCCGGTCTCGCGCAACGGCTCGGTCACGGGCGGCGCGTCGACCGACCCGGTCTCGACGAACCTGCCGGCCGCGGCCATCGCCTTCCTGAACGCGATCTCGGGCCCGGAGAGCGCCGGCCGCTACAACGTGCGCTACACGCCGTCGGGCGGCGCCACGTTCGACAGCTACGACCAGCACCCGCGCATCTACGAGCCGACCCGGGACGGCCGGCAGTCGTCGGCCGCGGGCCGCTACCAGATCGTCTACGACACCTGGAAGTCCCTCGGCATGGACGGGCAGCCGTTCACGCCCGAGAACCAGGACGCGGCCGCCTGGAAGCTCGCCCAGCAGGACTATGCCCGCAACACCGGCGGCGGCGACCTGCTGAAGGAGCTCCAGGACAACGGCTTCACCGACAAGGTGGTCGCCGCTCTCAAGAGCACCTGGGAGGGGCTCCAGTCCGGCGCGGGCGCCGGCAAGGCGCGCGACTGGTATGGCGACACGCTGCGTCGGCAGGGCGGGAACACGGTCGAGCAGGACTCCGGCTACTACCCGGTGAACCCGACGGACAGCCGCGCCAAGATCCCGACCACGATCCCGCAGGCCGACGCCGAGAAGCTGTCGATGGCCCGGGCCGCCGAGCAGCTCGCGACCATCGAGCAGAACGACAACGAGGTGCAGGACGCGCTCAAGAACATCATCAACCTTACCGAGAAGGCCTCGGAGAAGGAGGAGGGCTACGGCAAGCGCGTGTCCGAGACCCGGCGCCTGATCCGCGACGGCAAGTTCGGCTCGGCCGACGGCCAGAAGGACCCGGACAACGAGCGCTACAAGGAGCTGATCGCCTCGGCGCAGAAGCTCGACGAGGTCGAGGCCGCGGCCGCGCGCGCCCAGCAGGAGCGCAACCGGCTGAAGCAGGCCGAGGACCGGCGCGCCAAGCAGAGCGACGAGCTGGACGTGAAGGAGGCCGAGCTCAAGGCGCGGCTGGACGAGGAGGGCACCTACAAGCTGCCGGCCAGCGTCCAGCGCGCCCGGGCCGAGCAGCTCCGCGATCAGCAGCGCTACCAGGAGCTGATGAAGGTCGACCCGTCCTTCACGCAGGAGGGCTACGACGCGCTCGCCGCGGCCAACGACGCCCTGTTCCAGCGCATGAAGGATTACGAGGTCTCCTCGACGATCCAGGCCGAGCAGAAGAAGACCCGCGAGATCAACCGCGGGCTGATGACAGCCGACGAGGCGCGCGAGGCGAGCTACCAGGAGGAGGTGAAGCGGCTCCAGGACCTGCTCAACCAGGTCTCGGGGAACGCCGACCAGCGCGCGGCCGTCGAGAAGGTGCTCGCCGACCGGATCATCGCGGAGCGCAAGCGGATCGAGGCCTCCTCGCCGCTCGGCAAGCAGCAGAAGGAGTGGGCCGACCTCGGCAACAACATGCAGAAGGCCGCGACCGGCTGGCTCGACAGCGCCACCGATCAGCTCGCCACCTTCGTGACCACCGGCAAGGCGAACTTCGCGGACCTGTTCCAGTCGATCGCCAAGGACATCACCAAGATGGGGATCCGGTATCTCCTGTCCTCGGCGCTCGGCGGCTCCGGGGTCGGTGGTGGCCTGAAGTCGCTGCTCGGCGGCGGCAGCGCCAAGGCCGCGGGCTCGGCCGGCGGCGGCGCCAAGCTGTTCGGGGCGATGCACACCGGCGGCATCGTCGGTGCGGGCTTCTCGATGACGCGATCGGTCAACCCGTCGATCTTCGGCCAGGCCCCGCGCTTCCACACGGGCGGCATCATCGGCGCCGACGAGGTGCCGATCATCGCCCAGCGGGGCGAGGGCGTGTTCACCAAGGAGCAGATGAAGGCGATGGGCGGCGCGAGCGCCGGCAACGTCATCACGCTCGCCCCGACGGTCCAGGTGAACGCGGCCGGCGGCACCAAGGAGCAGAACGCCGACCTCGCCCAGCAGACCGCAACGCAGGTCCAGACGATGATGCGCGCGATGATCCAGAAGGAGCTCGCCACGCAGCAGCGCCCGGGCAACATGCTCAACAACTGAGGACCGCGAGATGGCCGTTCCGACCTTCACCCCGCCCTATGCGCCGACCGACAGCACCGACAAGCCGGAGGTGAAGCTCCTGAAGGCCGAGTTCGGTGACGGCTACACCCAGACGGCCGGCGACGGCATGAACCACATCCGCAAGGTGGTGGACCTCTCCTGGGAGGTCCTCACCCCGGCCCAGGCGAAGGAGATCGAGGCGTTCTTCGTCGCCCGGGGCGGGTTCGAGCCGTTCTACTACACGCTCTCGGACGACGACACGCCGATCCTGTGGACCTGCGAGGAGTGGAGCCGCAAGCGCGGCACGCCCAACACGATGGAAGCCACGCTCCGGCAGTGCTTCACCCTCGTGTGACCCTCTGGACGATAAGTCAGCGCTGACTTATAATGGCCGCTCACCCAAGGGCAGCCATGTCGTCGATCCACGCCACCGTCCAGAGCATGTCGCCCGGCGAGCAGGTCTACCTGTTCCGCCTGGACACGACGTCGATCGGCGGCCCGGTCTACTACTTCACGCAGTCGGCGCACCCGGACGGGCAGGTCTCGTTCGGCGGCGTCGTCTACACGGCCGTGGACATCGACT
This genomic window contains:
- a CDS encoding tape measure protein, translated to MTAIRVELELDDGSFTTRMVRAGQSIQDFRQQVGQGIRSLNGMQAASSDLVSSLRDITVILGQTRAAFSLLQSATTGWVSEIVKVNAGFETTRKTLEGLATSADKVREVGDSFAYLRSQVQNTPYTFQGLTDVFVKLKSAGIDPTKGSMQGLVDAVASFGGSEDALKRAALAIQQMAGKGVVQMEELRQQLGEAVPRAAELMARSMGVTYSELTKLLATGTVEARSAIQAMSGEFERTFGGASAAQMDTFNGVVTRLRSTFQDLAVKVGEGGQFFDTVRAKATELNSVLSSATAGNLATQLGSGLTRVIGIIETVVGRLVYFKSEILAVGEALAVGFVASRAVQGLTAISAAISAAGAQVSTFYASMRNLPESFASVERALSGAGASFVTFRATLATVRTAIAATAVALVELAPVLIAVGMGISFAVSYFDLFGSKAKAAREEVEKFGAAASKESLKSFVKQIQDEKTQLQALEAEKKRVQNVGIYVGAGTRNDRLAELTKQISDQREKIAQDEQRASQVSADYQINQAQRTANAKLHVFDQNGRDQLRLFDLYGKELADKQEAALAAAAKAGKSTDALKAEYAKAERDRELATYDLQIANAQAAYEDAKAHAGDYAKLNQEETDQVLQGLIQRQQAAQKARDTLAKAPMGVTLLAKPIDEDKLYAKGKTALDNLSAAIQGVRANLVGASGEVAELQAKLAAGKYGPIDSGRVQELIGQLLQAQAEKSKLDELMEGRNKFDRDATNAQQKAEQDLFEARNRNISAVDKIVVGLNNDLYKGMGSNQTPMERAIAAARTQLQAAQKEAADAASTVWGKLLGGQGVGGSDQALEKMKELARWMGVVRGDASAITELNIGANIRVPNSPVSRNGSVTGGASTDPVSTNLPAAAIAFLNAISGPESAGRYNVRYTPSGGATFDSYDQHPRIYEPTRDGRQSSAAGRYQIVYDTWKSLGMDGQPFTPENQDAAAWKLAQQDYARNTGGGDLLKELQDNGFTDKVVAALKSTWEGLQSGAGAGKARDWYGDTLRRQGGNTVEQDSGYYPVNPTDSRAKIPTTIPQADAEKLSMARAAEQLATIEQNDNEVQDALKNIINLTEKASEKEEGYGKRVSETRRLIRDGKFGSADGQKDPDNERYKELIASAQKLDEVEAAAARAQQERNRLKQAEDRRAKQSDELDVKEAELKARLDEEGTYKLPASVQRARAEQLRDQQRYQELMKVDPSFTQEGYDALAAANDALFQRMKDYEVSSTIQAEQKKTREINRGLMTADEAREASYQEEVKRLQDLLNQVSGNADQRAAVEKVLADRIIAERKRIEASSPLGKQQKEWADLGNNMQKAATGWLDSATDQLATFVTTGKANFADLFQSIAKDITKMGIRYLLSSALGGSGVGGGLKSLLGGGSAKAAGSAGGGAKLFGAMHTGGIVGAGFSMTRSVNPSIFGQAPRFHTGGIIGADEVPIIAQRGEGVFTKEQMKAMGGASAGNVITLAPTVQVNAAGGTKEQNADLAQQTATQVQTMMRAMIQKELATQQRPGNMLNN
- a CDS encoding phage tail protein codes for the protein MAVPTFTPPYAPTDSTDKPEVKLLKAEFGDGYTQTAGDGMNHIRKVVDLSWEVLTPAQAKEIEAFFVARGGFEPFYYTLSDDDTPILWTCEEWSRKRGTPNTMEATLRQCFTLV